Proteins from one Takifugu flavidus isolate HTHZ2018 unplaced genomic scaffold, ASM371156v2 ctg370, whole genome shotgun sequence genomic window:
- the LOC130520396 gene encoding uncharacterized protein LOC130520396, which translates to MDEDFNVEYFNQVPIVLQIAVDQLSDEDFNVEYFNQVPNALQIAVDQLSEIPISIPINLHFTEQNENVLELDTLQLINDALENLNAVNAVEFENHSPSSALHTQSDHVLHAVTIRSETDSAETQSALPNPAPEKGERSGEGGPESSSSPHLSPQQGGGGLGENPSDLSPERGERFFNDFNAWRTRRSFNIPTRGNVPDIATFYRDVTGVISELVDVARRHSSRNDLIQLEVVGENVHNHVTVAVDEQGENILPAFNGMLDRIVQSNGIISADEHIEFILHVVQNPGGGAKRKMEKTLDCEIIDKKRRHLFIVDNRDNQLCFAISLAHVIYPKLTERECLDIARKLQHQAGLNDETPVTFSDIGKFENILGRKIVVFYRTCHSKPLSHYETKFSDRSNQLFLFLLQNHYYGIKNLKAFLGSSVCNYCYKTFKHPYTHFCKGYCAVCNDPACPTEGFNTVVCSDCNRTCRSPSCFTRHKLVGSSRKSSLCDQIKKCARCELYYSVNLSLDDAKHRCAVKKCKICGEKLQSDSKVDHSCYIPTLQPDISHPDLVFYDFETFVGQNGEHVPFLVHTKTSKGEEKAFYGLDCAKMFILHFRKTRYKQNIFIAHNAKGFDSYLVLKGMLELDVTPQQILMNGSKILSFEESHYGLKFIDSLSFLPMRLSAMPKALGFTDKTKGYFPHKFSSEIHLNYVGPYPVPSDYDVDRMTVREREEFDPWYNEVSRGTFDFQKEASLYCKNDVDILTQGSLKFRDQFLGETGVDPFGSITIAGACMKVFRTNYLTPNTLAIPCPHNYLNQSKRFSSALVQWLEWLMHKEKIFIQHALNMGEKQIGAFFVDGYAEIDGVKHVWEFHGCFYHGCPSCFDPTVQCDMRGVTFGELHYKSEKRVSELQTTHGVRVVVMREHTWNQMKTTCTEVKEFLRCFNAPEPLNPRKALFGGRTSALKLRHTAAPDETIHYVDVTSLYPFVNSTCSYLLGHPVIIYKDFEDPRSYYGFIRATVYPPRGLLFPVLPHKSEGGKLLFTLCRTCAETNNEGGPCEHDDEGRALTGVWVTVEFIKALDVGYRVGKITEVWHFDKSSDTVFTDYIHTFLKGKQEASGYPAEATDRESREKYIRDYQEHQGILLDAGKIETNPVKRQVAKLCLNSLWGKFAQRDNLFKTTIVSDPKEFFSYMFSGKYKVEYFSVLHSNRALIRWKYTDGYVQPPGKQSNVFIAAFTTAHARLKLYSYLEKLQDRVFYIDTDSLIYLVKEGEKPLELGNYLGDLTDELDGDSIQEFAAAGPKSYAYQTRNKKKVVMRVKGITQTREFCERVSFDSVRELVEGYLSNKQEGNTIEIRQHSIRRDKKGFALRNVSFDKKFRVVYDKRRLFADGTTLPFGY; encoded by the coding sequence atggatgaggatttcaatgttgaatattttaatcaagtaccgattgttttacaaatagctgttgatcaattaagtgatgaggatttcaatgttgaatattttaatcaagtaccgaatgctttacaaatagctgttgatcaattaagtgaaattccaatctccattccaataaatttacattttacagagcaaaatgaaaacgtcctagaacttgacaccttacaactcataaatgatgccctcgaaaaccttaatgcagttaatgcagtagagtttgaaaatcattctccttcatcagctctccacacgcaaagtgatcatgtcttacacgcggtaacaatcagatcagagacggattcagcagagacacaatcggctcttcctaaccccGCTCCTGAAAagggtgagaggtcaggagaaggggggccagagagcagctcctcaccccatctttctcctcagcaagggggaggagggctaggagaaaatccatccgatctctctcctgagcggggtgagaggttttttaatgattttaacgcatggagaacaagacgctcctttaacattcccactcggggaaatgtgcctgacattgcaacattctatcgagatgtaacaggggttatcagcgaattggtggatgttgccagacgacatagtagtcgcaatgatttaatacagttggaggtggtgggtgaaaacgtacacaatcatgttacagttgctgtggatgaacaaggtgaaaatattctaccggcttttaatggaatgctagatcggattgtgcagtcaaacggtatcatttcagCGGATGAGcatatagaattcatccttcacgtggtgcagaacccaggaggaggtgccaaacgtaagatggagaaaactctagactgtgaaatcattgacaaaaaaagacgtcacttatttatcgtagacaacagagacaaccagctttgcttcgccatcagtctagctcacgttatctacccgaaacttactgaaagagaatgccttgatattgcgaggaagttgcagcatcaggctggtttaaatgatgagacccccgtcactttcagtgacattggtaaatttgaaaatattttggggcgtaaaattgttgtgttttacagaacatgccacagtaaacccctctcacattatgagacaaaattctctgatcgttccaatcagttgtttctctttttactacaaaatcactattatgggataaaaaatctcaaagccttcctggggtcgtcagtctgtaattattgttacaagacttttaagcacccctatacccacttttgtaaaggttactgcgcagtgtgcaacgatcctgcctgccccacagaggggttcaacacagtggtttgctctgactgtaacagaacgtgtcgctcaccctcttgtttcaccagacacaaattggtcggttcaagcagaaagtccagcctctgcgaccaaatcaaaaaatgcgcacgatgcgaactatactacagtgtcaatttgtcgttagacgatgcaaagcatcgctgtgcggtgaaaaaatgtaaaatctgtggtgaaaaactgcagagcgactctaaagtcgatcatagttgttacattcctaccctccaaccagacatctcacatcctgatttggttttttatgattttgaaacatttgtgggtcaaaatggagagcatgttccttttttagtgcatacaaaaacatccaaaggtgaagagaaggcgttttatggtcttgactgtgctaaaatgtttattttgcatttcaggaagacacgatacaaacagaacatctttatagcccataatgccaaggggtttgacagttatctggtgttaaaaggtatgttggaactggatgtgacgccacaacagattctgatgaacgggagtaaaatcctcagttttgaggaatcccattatggtctcaaattcatagattccctgtcatttctccccatgcgtctcagcgctatgcccaaagccttaggattcactgacaagaccaaggggtatttcccacacaaatttagctcagaaattcacctcaattacgtggggccctatcccgttccgtccgactacgacgtagatcgcatgacggtgcgcgaacgggaagaatttgacccgtggtacaacgaggtcagccgaggtacctttgacttccaaaaggaggcctcgctgtactgcaaaaatgatgttgacattctcacccagggcagtcttaaatttagagatcagttcctaggtgagacgggggtagacccttttggttctatcaccatagccggagcctgtatgaaggtgtttcgcaccaattatctgactcctaacactctggctatcccctgccctcacaactatttgaatcagagcaaaagattctctagcgcattggttcaatggttagaatggttgatgcacaaagaaaaaatctttatacagcatgctctaaacatgggtgaaaaacagattggtgcatttttcgtagacggatatgctgagattgacggtgtaaaacatgtctgggaatttcatggatgtttttaccacggctgtcccagttgctttgatcccacagtacagtgcgatatgagaggcgtcacctttggtgaactccactacaaaagtgagaagagggtgagtgagctacagaccacacatggggttcgtgttgtagtcatgagagaacacacgtggaaccagatgaaaacaacatgcacggaggttaaagaatttctccgttgctttaacgctcctgagcctctcaacccccgaaaagcacttttcggaggtagaacgagcgctttaaaactgcgacacacggcagcgcccgatgaaaccatccactatgttgatgtcacctcactgtacccgtttgtcaacagtacttgctcttaCCTCCTTggtcaccccgtgatcatctacaaagatttcgaggacccacgcagctactacggcttcatcagagccactgtgtatcctcctcgaggtcttttattccccgtgttaccgcacaaaagtgagggaggtaaattactctttacactgtgtcgcacctgtgccgaaactaacaatgagggtggcccctgcgaacacgacgatgagggcagagctctgacgggggtctgggtcaccgttgaattcatcaaagctctggatgtggggtacagggtgggtaaaattacagaagtctggcactttgacaagagcagcgacactgtgtttaccgactacatacacacctttttgaaaggaaagcaggaagcctcgggttaccccgctgaggcgacggaccgagagagcagggaaaaatacatcagggactatcaggagcatcagggcatccttttagatgctggcaaaatcgagaccaatcctgtgaaaagacaggttgctaaattgtgtctcaacagtttgtggggaaagtttgcacagagagataatttgtttaaaaccaccattgtctcagatcctaaagaattctttagttacatgttttcaggtaaatacaaagtcgaatacttttccgttctccacagcaacagagctctcatcaggtggaaatacaccgacgggtacgttcaacccccaggtaaacagagtaatgtttttattgcagcattcaccacagcacacgcacgactgaagctgtacagttatctggaaaaactacaagacagagtgttttacatcgacacagatagtttaatctatctggtcaaagagggtgagaaacctctagagctgggtaactatttaggtgacctgacggatgaactggatggtgacagcattcaagagtttgcagcggcgggtcccaagagttacgcgtaccaaacacgaaataaaaagaaagtcgtcatgcgtgtgaaaggtatcactcagacccgggaattttgtgagcgtgtgagctttgacagtgtcagagagctggtggagggttacctgagtaataaacaagagggaaacacgatcgagatccgtcaacacagcatcagacgtgataaaaagggttttgcattgagaaatgtgtcatttgataaaaaatttagggtggtgtatgacaaaagacgactctttgctgacggaacaactctgcctttcgggtattag